The Oncorhynchus keta strain PuntledgeMale-10-30-2019 unplaced genomic scaffold, Oket_V2 Un_contig_1870_pilon_pilon, whole genome shotgun sequence genome has a window encoding:
- the LOC127920250 gene encoding prion-like-(Q/N-rich) domain-bearing protein 25 isoform X12, with protein MFVYDCLGNIVSLGDVCDCLGNIVSLGDVCDCLGNIVSLGDVCDCLGNIVSLGDVCDCLGNIVSLGDVCDCLGNIVSLGDVCDCLGNIVSLGDVCDCLGNIVSLGDVCDCLGNIVSLGDVCDCLGNIVSLGDVCDCLGNIVSLGDVCDCLGNIVSLGDVCDCLGNIVSLGDVCDCLGNIVSLGDVCDCLGNIVSLGDLCDCLGNIVSLGDVCDCLGNIVSLGDVCDCLGNIVSLGDVCDCLGNIVSLGDVCDCLGNIVSLGDVCDCLGNIVSLGDVCDCLGNIVSLGDVCDCLGNIVSLGDVCDCLGNIVSLGDVCDCLGNIVSLGDVCDCLGNIVSLVDVCDCLGNIVSLGDVCDCLGNIVSLGDLCDCLDNIVSLGDVCDCLGNIVSLGDVCDCLGNIVSLGDVCDCLGNIVSLGDVCDCLGNIVSLGDVCDCLGNIVSLGDVCDCLGNIVSLGDVCDCLGNIVSLGDVCDCLGNIVSLGDVCDCLGNIVSLGDVCDCLGNIVSLGDVCDCLGNIVSLGDVCDCLGNIVSLGDVCDCLDNIVSLGDVCDCLDNIVSLGDVCDW; from the exons atgtttgtgtaTGATTGTCTGGGTAATATAGTGTCACtaggagatgtgtgtgattgtctaggtaatatagtgtcactaggagatgtgtgtgattgtctaggtaatatagtgtcactaggagatgtgtgtgattgtctgggtaatatagtgtcactaggagatgtgtgtgattgtctgggtaatatagtgtcactaggggatgtgtgtgattgtctaggtaatatagtgtcactaggagatgtgtgtgattgtctaggtaatatagtgtcactaggagatgtgtgtgattgtctgggtaatatagtgtcactaggagatgtgtgtgattgtctgggtaatatagtgtcactaggagatgtgtgtgattgtctgggtaatatagtgtcactaggagatgtgtgtgattgtctgggtaatatagtgtcactaggagatgtgtgtgattgtctaggtaatatagtgtcactaggagatgtgtgtgattgtctgggtaatatagtgtcactaggagatgtgtgtgattgtctgggtaatatagtgtcactaggagatgtgtgtgattgtctaggtaatatagtgTCACTAGGAGATTTGTGtgattgtctaggtaatatagtgtcactaggagatgtgtgtgattgtctaggtaatatagtgtcactaggagatgtgtgtgattgtctgggtaatatagtgtcactaggagatgtgtgtgattgtctaggtaatatagtgtcactaggagatgtgtgtgattgtctgggtaatatagtgtcactaggagatgtgtgtgattgtctgggtaatatagtgtcactaggggatgtgtgtgattgtctaggtaatatagtgtcactaggagatgtgtgtgattgtctaggtaatatagtgtcactaggagatgtgtgtgattgtctgggtaatatagtgtcactaggagatgtgtgtgattgtctgggtaatatagtgtcactaggagatgtgtgtgattgtctgggtaatatagtgtcactagtagatgtgtgtgattgtctgggtaatatagtgtcactaggagatgtgtgtgattgtctaggtaatatagtgTCACTAGGAGATTTGTGTGATTGTCTAGATAATATAGTGTCACtaggagatgtgtgtgattgtctaggtaatatagtgtcactaggagatgtgtgtgattgtctaggtaatatagtgtcactaggagatgtgtgtgattgtctaggtaatatagtgtcactaggagatgtgtgtgattgtctag gtaatatagtgtcactaggagatgtgtgtgattgtctaggtaatatagtgtcactaggagatgtgtgtgattgtctag gtaatatagtgtcactaggagatgtgtgtgattgtctgggtaatatagtgtcactaggagatgtgtgtgattgtctaggtaatatagtgtcactaggagatgtgtgtgattgtctaggtaatatagtgtcactaggagatgtgtgtgattgtctaggtaatatagtgtcactaggagatgtgtgtgattgtctgggtaatatagtgtcactaggagatgtgtgtgattgtctaggtaatatagtgtcactaggagatgtgtgtgattgtctagataatatagtgtcactaggagatgtgtgtgattgtctagataatatagtgtcactaggagatgtgtgtgattgGTGA
- the LOC127920250 gene encoding prion-like-(Q/N-rich) domain-bearing protein 25 isoform X6: MFVYDCLGNIVSLGDVCDCLGNIVSLGDVCDCLGNIVSLGDVCDCLGNIVSLGDVCDCLGNIVSLGDVCDCLGNIVSLGDVCDCLGNIVSLGDVCDCLGNIVSLGDVCDCLGNIVSLGDVCDCLGNIVSLGDVCDCLGNIVSLGDVCDCLGNIVSLGDLCDCLGNIVSLGDVCDCLGNIVSLGDVCDCLGNIVSLGDVCDCLGNIVSLGDVCDCLGNIVSLGDVCDCLGNIVSLGDVCDCLGNIVSLGDVCDCLGNIVSLGDVCDCLGNIVSLGDVCDCLGNIVSLGDVCDCLGNIVSLVDVCDCLGNIVSLGDVCDCLGNIVSLGDLCDCLDNIVSLGDVCDCLGNIVSLGDVCDCLGNIVSLGDVCDCLGNIVSLGDVCDCLGNIVSLGDVCDCLGNIVSLGDVCDCLGNIVSLGDVCDCLGNIVSLGDVCDCLGNIVSLVDVCDCLGNIVSLGDVCDCLGNIVSLGDLCDCLDNIVSLGDVCDCLGNIVSLGDVCDCLGNIVSLGDVCDCLGNIVSLGDVCDCLGNIVSLGDVCDCLGNIVSLGDVCDCLGNIVSLGDVCDCLGNIVSLGDVCDCLGNIVSLGDVCDCLGNIVSLGDVCDCLGNIVSLGDVCDCLGNIVSLGDVCDCLDNIVSLGDVCDCLDNIVSLGDVCDW, from the exons atgtttgtgtaTGATTGTCTGGGTAATATAGTGTCACtaggagatgtgtgtgattgtctaggtaatatagtgtcactaggagatgtgtgtgattgtctaggtaatatagtgtcactaggagatgtgtgtgattgtctgg gtaatatagtgtcactaggagatgtgtgtgattgtctgggtaatatagtgtcactaggagatgtgtgtgattgtctgggtaatatagtgtcactaggagatgtgtgtgattgtctgggtaatatagtgtcactaggagatgtgtgtgattgtctgggtaatatagtgtcactaggagatgtgtgtgattgtctaggtaatatagtgtcactaggagatgtgtgtgattgtctgggtaatatagtgtcactaggagatgtgtgtgattgtctgggtaatatagtgtcactaggagatgtgtgtgattgtctaggtaatatagtgTCACTAGGAGATTTGTGtgattgtctaggtaatatagtgtcactaggagatgtgtgtgattgtctaggtaatatagtgtcactaggagatgtgtgtgattgtctgggtaatatagtgtcactaggagatgtgtgtgattgtctaggtaatatagtgtcactaggagatgtgtgtgattgtctgggtaatatagtgtcactaggagatgtgtgtgattgtctgggtaatatagtgtcactaggggatgtgtgtgattgtctaggtaatatagtgtcactaggagatgtgtgtgattgtctaggtaatatagtgtcactaggagatgtgtgtgattgtctgggtaatatagtgtcactaggagatgtgtgtgattgtctgggtaatatagtgtcactaggagatgtgtgtgattgtctgggtaatatagtgtcactagtagatgtgtgtgattgtctgggtaatatagtgtcactaggagatgtgtgtgattgtctaggtaatatagtgTCACTAGGAGATTTGTGTGATTGTCTAGATAATATAGTGTCACtaggagatgtgtgtgattgtctaggtaatatagtgtcactaggagatgtgtgtgattgtctaggtaatatagtgtcactaggagatgtgtgtgattgtctaggtaatatagtgtcactaggagatgtgtgtgattgtctaggtaatatagtgtcactaggagatgtgtgtgattgtctgg gtaatatagtgtcactaggagatgtgtgtgattgtctaggtaatatagtgtcactaggagatgtgtgtgattgtctgggtaatatagtgtcactaggagatgtgtgtgattgtctgggtaatatagtgtcactagtagatgtgtgtgattgtctgggtaatatagtgtcactaggagatgtgtgtgattgtctaggtaatatagtgTCACTAGGAGATTTGTGTGATTGTCTAGATAATATAGTGTCACtaggagatgtgtgtgattgtctaggtaatatagtgtcactaggagatgtgtgtgattgtctaggtaatatagtgtcactaggagatgtgtgtgattgtctag gtaatatagtgtcactaggagatgtgtgtgattgtctgggtaatatagtgtcactaggagatgtgtgtgattgtctaggtaatatagtgtcactaggagatgtgtgtgattgtctgggtaatatagtgtcactaggagatgtgtgtgattgtctaggtaatatagtgtcactaggagatgtgtgtgattgtctaggtaatatagtgtcactaggagatgtgtgtgattgtctaggtaatatagtgtcactaggagatgtgtgtgattgtctgggtaatatagtgtcactaggagatgtgtgtgattgtctaggtaatatagtgtcactaggagatgtgtgtgattgtctagataatatagtgtcactaggagatgtgtgtgattgtctagataatatagtgtcactaggagatgtgtgtgattgGTGA
- the LOC127920250 gene encoding prion-like-(Q/N-rich) domain-bearing protein 25 isoform X10 → MFVYDCLGNIVSLGDVCDCLGNIVSLGDVCDCLGNIVSLGDVCDCLGNIVSLGDVCDCLGNIVSLGDVCDCLGNIVSLGDVCDCLGNIVSLGDVCDCLGNIVSLGDVCDCLGNIVSLGDVCDCLGNIVSLGDVCDCLGNIVSLGDVCDCLGNIVSLGDVCDCLGNIVSLGDVCDCLGNIVSLGDVCDCLGNIVSLGDLCDCLGNIVSLGDVCDCLGNIVSLGDVCDCLGNIVSLGDVCDCLGNIVSLGDVCDCLGNIVSLGDVCDCLGNIVSLGDVCDCLGNIVSLGDVCDCLGNIVSLGDVCDCLGNIVSLGDVCDCLGNIVSLGDVCDCLGNIVSLVDVCDCLGNIVSLGDVCDCLGNIVSLGDLCDCLDNIVSLGDVCDCLGNIVSLGDVCDCLGNIVSLGDVCDCLGNIVSLGDVCDCLGNIVSLGDVCDCLGNIVSLGDVCDCLGNIVSLGDVCDCLGNIVSLGDVCDCLGNIVSLGDVCDCLGNIVSLGDVCDCLGNIVSLGDVCDCLGNIVSLGDVCDCLGNIVSLGDVCDCLGNIVSLGDVCDCLGNIVSLGDVCDCLDNIVSLGDVCDCLDNIVSLGDVCDW, encoded by the exons atgtttgtgtaTGATTGTCTGGGTAATATAGTGTCACtaggagatgtgtgtgattgtctaggtaatatagtgtcactaggagatgtgtgtgattgtctaggtaatatagtgtcactaggagatgtgtgtgattgtctgggtaatatagtgtcactaggagatgtgtgtgattgtctgggtaatatagtgtcactaggggatgtgtgtgattgtctaggtaatatagtgtcactaggagatgtgtgtgattgtctaggtaatatagtgtcactaggagatgtgtgtgattgtctgggtaatatagtgtcactaggagatgtgtgtgattgtctgggtaatatagtgtcactaggagatgtgtgtgattgtctgggtaatatagtgtcactaggagatgtgtgtgattgtctgggtaatatagtgtcactaggagatgtgtgtgattgtctaggtaatatagtgtcactaggagatgtgtgtgattgtctgggtaatatagtgtcactaggagatgtgtgtgattgtctgggtaatatagtgtcactaggagatgtgtgtgattgtctaggtaatatagtgTCACTAGGAGATTTGTGtgattgtctaggtaatatagtgtcactaggagatgtgtgtgattgtctaggtaatatagtgtcactaggagatgtgtgtgattgtctgggtaatatagtgtcactaggagatgtgtgtgattgtctaggtaatatagtgtcactaggagatgtgtgtgattgtctgggtaatatagtgtcactaggagatgtgtgtgattgtctgggtaatatagtgtcactaggggatgtgtgtgattgtctaggtaatatagtgtcactaggagatgtgtgtgattgtctaggtaatatagtgtcactaggagatgtgtgtgattgtctgggtaatatagtgtcactaggagatgtgtgtgattgtctgggtaatatagtgtcactaggagatgtgtgtgattgtctgggtaatatagtgtcactagtagatgtgtgtgattgtctgggtaatatagtgtcactaggagatgtgtgtgattgtctaggtaatatagtgTCACTAGGAGATTTGTGTGATTGTCTAGATAATATAGTGTCACtaggagatgtgtgtgattgtctaggtaatatagtgtcactaggagatgtgtgtgattgtctaggtaatatagtgtcactaggagatgtgtgtgattgtctaggtaatatagtgtcactaggagatgtgtgtgattgtctag gtaatatagtgtcactaggagatgtgtgtgattgtctaggtaatatagtgtcactaggagatgtgtgtgattgtctag gtaatatagtgtcactaggagatgtgtgtgattgtctgggtaatatagtgtcactaggagatgtgtgtgattgtctaggtaatatagtgtcactaggagatgtgtgtgattgtctgggtaatatagtgtcactaggagatgtgtgtgattgtctaggtaatatagtgtcactaggagatgtgtgtgattgtctaggtaatatagtgtcactaggagatgtgtgtgattgtctaggtaatatagtgtcactaggagatgtgtgtgattgtctgggtaatatagtgtcactaggagatgtgtgtgattgtctaggtaatatagtgtcactaggagatgtgtgtgattgtctagataatatagtgtcactaggagatgtgtgtgattgtctagataatatagtgtcactaggagatgtgtgtgattgGTGA
- the LOC127920250 gene encoding prion-like-(Q/N-rich) domain-bearing protein 25 isoform X13 — translation MFVYDCLGNIVSLGDVCDCLGNIVSLGDVCDCLGNIVSLGDVCDCLGNIVSLGDVCDCLGNIVSLGDVCDCLGNIVSLGDVCDCLGNIVSLGDVCDCLGNIVSLGDVCDCLGNIVSLGDVCDCLGNIVSLGDVCDCLGNIVSLGDVCDCLGNIVSLGDVCDCLGNIVSLGDVCDCLGNIVSLGDVCDCLGNIVSLGDLCDCLGNIVSLGDVCDCLGNIVSLGDVCDCLGNIVSLGDVCDCLGNIVSLGDVCDCLGNIVSLGDVCDCLGNIVSLGDVCDCLGNIVSLGDVCDCLGNIVSLGDVCDCLGNIVSLGDVCDCLGNIVSLGDVCDCLGNIVSLVDVCDCLGNIVSLGDVCDCLGNIVSLGDLCDCLDNIVSLGDVCDCLGNIVSLGDVCDCLGNIVSLGDVCDCLGNIVSLGDVCDCLGNIVSLGDVCDCLGNIVSLGDVCDCLGNIVSLGDVCDCLGNIVSLGDVCDCLGNIVSLGDVCDCLDNIVSLGDVCDCLDNIVSLGDVCDW, via the exons atgtttgtgtaTGATTGTCTGGGTAATATAGTGTCACtaggagatgtgtgtgattgtctaggtaatatagtgtcactaggagatgtgtgtgattgtctaggtaatatagtgtcactaggagatgtgtgtgattgtctgggtaatatagtgtcactaggagatgtgtgtgattgtctgggtaatatagtgtcactaggggatgtgtgtgattgtctaggtaatatagtgtcactaggagatgtgtgtgattgtctaggtaatatagtgtcactaggagatgtgtgtgattgtctgggtaatatagtgtcactaggagatgtgtgtgattgtctgggtaatatagtgtcactaggagatgtgtgtgattgtctgggtaatatagtgtcactaggagatgtgtgtgattgtctgggtaatatagtgtcactaggagatgtgtgtgattgtctaggtaatatagtgtcactaggagatgtgtgtgattgtctgggtaatatagtgtcactaggagatgtgtgtgattgtctgggtaatatagtgtcactaggagatgtgtgtgattgtctaggtaatatagtgTCACTAGGAGATTTGTGtgattgtctaggtaatatagtgtcactaggagatgtgtgtgattgtctaggtaatatagtgtcactaggagatgtgtgtgattgtctgggtaatatagtgtcactaggagatgtgtgtgattgtctaggtaatatagtgtcactaggagatgtgtgtgattgtctgggtaatatagtgtcactaggagatgtgtgtgattgtctgggtaatatagtgtcactaggggatgtgtgtgattgtctaggtaatatagtgtcactaggagatgtgtgtgattgtctaggtaatatagtgtcactaggagatgtgtgtgattgtctgggtaatatagtgtcactaggagatgtgtgtgattgtctgggtaatatagtgtcactaggagatgtgtgtgattgtctgggtaatatagtgtcactagtagatgtgtgtgattgtctgggtaatatagtgtcactaggagatgtgtgtgattgtctaggtaatatagtgTCACTAGGAGATTTGTGTGATTGTCTAGATAATATAGTGTCACtaggagatgtgtgtgattgtctaggtaatatagtgtcactaggagatgtgtgtgattgtctaggtaatatagtgtcactaggagatgtgtgtgattgtctaggtaatatagtgtcactaggagatgtgtgtgattgtctag gtaatatagtgtcactaggagatgtgtgtgattgtctaggtaatatagtgtcactaggagatgtgtgtgattgtctaggtaatatagtgtcactaggagatgtgtgtgattgtctgggtaatatagtgtcactaggagatgtgtgtgattgtctaggtaatatagtgtcactaggagatgtgtgtgattgtctagataatatagtgtcactaggagatgtgtgtgattgtctagataatatagtgtcactaggagatgtgtgtgattgGTGA
- the LOC127920250 gene encoding prion-like-(Q/N-rich) domain-bearing protein 25 isoform X16, protein MFVYDCLGNIVSLGDVCDCLGNIVSLGDVCDCLGNIVSLGDVCDCLGNIVSLGDVCDCLGNIVSLGDVCDCLGNIVSLGDVCDCLGNIVSLVDVCDCLGNIVSLGDVCDCLGNIVSLGDLCDCLDNIVSLGDVCDCLGNIVSLGDVCDCLGNIVSLGDVCDCLGNIVSLGDVCDCLGNIVSLGDVCDCLGNIVSLGDVCDCLGNIVSLGDVCDCLGNIVSLGDVCDCLGNIVSLVDVCDCLGNIVSLGDVCDCLGNIVSLGDLCDCLDNIVSLGDVCDCLGNIVSLGDVCDCLGNIVSLGDVCDCLGNIVSLGDVCDCLGNIVSLGDVCDCLGNIVSLGDVCDCLGNIVSLGDVCDCLGNIVSLGDVCDCLGNIVSLGDVCDCLGNIVSLGDVCDCLGNIVSLGDVCDCLGNIVSLGDVCDCLDNIVSLGDVCDCLDNIVSLGDVCDW, encoded by the exons atgtttgtgtaTGATTGTCTGGGTAATATAGTGTCACtaggagatgtgtgtgattgtctaggtaatatagtgtcactaggagatgtgtgtgattgtctaggtaatatagtgtcactaggagatgtgtgtgattgtctgg gtaatatagtgtcactaggagatgtgtgtgattgtctgggtaatatagtgtcactaggagatgtgtgtgattgtctgggtaatatagtgtcactaggagatgtgtgtgattgtctgggtaatatagtgtcactagtagatgtgtgtgattgtctgggtaatatagtgtcactaggagatgtgtgtgattgtctaggtaatatagtgTCACTAGGAGATTTGTGTGATTGTCTAGATAATATAGTGTCACtaggagatgtgtgtgattgtctaggtaatatagtgtcactaggagatgtgtgtgattgtctaggtaatatagtgtcactaggagatgtgtgtgattgtctaggtaatatagtgtcactaggagatgtgtgtgattgtctaggtaatatagtgtcactaggagatgtgtgtgattgtctgg gtaatatagtgtcactaggagatgtgtgtgattgtctaggtaatatagtgtcactaggagatgtgtgtgattgtctgggtaatatagtgtcactaggagatgtgtgtgattgtctgggtaatatagtgtcactagtagatgtgtgtgattgtctgggtaatatagtgtcactaggagatgtgtgtgattgtctaggtaatatagtgTCACTAGGAGATTTGTGTGATTGTCTAGATAATATAGTGTCACtaggagatgtgtgtgattgtctaggtaatatagtgtcactaggagatgtgtgtgattgtctaggtaatatagtgtcactaggagatgtgtgtgattgtctag gtaatatagtgtcactaggagatgtgtgtgattgtctgggtaatatagtgtcactaggagatgtgtgtgattgtctaggtaatatagtgtcactaggagatgtgtgtgattgtctgggtaatatagtgtcactaggagatgtgtgtgattgtctaggtaatatagtgtcactaggagatgtgtgtgattgtctaggtaatatagtgtcactaggagatgtgtgtgattgtctaggtaatatagtgtcactaggagatgtgtgtgattgtctgggtaatatagtgtcactaggagatgtgtgtgattgtctaggtaatatagtgtcactaggagatgtgtgtgattgtctagataatatagtgtcactaggagatgtgtgtgattgtctagataatatagtgtcactaggagatgtgtgtgattgGTGA
- the LOC127920250 gene encoding prion-like-(Q/N-rich) domain-bearing protein 25 isoform X4, which yields MFVYDCLGNIVSLGDVCDCLGNIVSLGDVCDCLGNIVSLGDVCDCLGNIVSLGDVCDCLGNIVSLGDVCDCLGNIVSLGDVCDCLGNIVSLGDVCDCLGNIVSLGDVCDCLGNIVSLGDVCDCLGNIVSLGDVCDCLGNIVSLGDVCDCLGNIVSLGDVCDCLGNIVSLGDVCDCLGNIVSLGDVCDCLGNIVSLGDLCDCLGNIVSLGDVCDCLGNIVSLGDVCDCLGNIVSLGDVCDCLGNIVSLGDVCDCLGNIVSLGDVCDCLGNIVSLGDVCDCLGNIVSLGDVCDCLGNIVSLGDVCDCLGNIVSLGDVCDCLGNIVSLGDVCDCLGNIVSLVDVCDCLGNIVSLGDVCDCLGNIVSLGDLCDCLDNIVSLGDVCDCLGNIVSLGDVCDCLGNIVSLGDVCDCLGNIVSLGDVCDCLGNIVSLGDVCDCLGNIVSLGDVCDCLGNIVSLGDVCDCLGNIVSLVDVCDCLGNIVSLGDVCDCLGNIVSLGDLCDCLDNIVSLGDVCDCLGNIVSLGDVCDCLGNIVSLGDVCDCLGNIVSLGDVCDCLGNIVSLGDVCDCLGNIVSLGDVCDCLGNIVSLGDVCDCLGNIVSLGDVCDCLGNIVSLGDVCDCLGNIVSLGDVCDCLGNIVSLGDVCDCLGNIVSLGDVCDCLDNIVSLGDVCDCLDNIVSLGDVCDW from the exons atgtttgtgtaTGATTGTCTGGGTAATATAGTGTCACtaggagatgtgtgtgattgtctaggtaatatagtgtcactaggagatgtgtgtgattgtctaggtaatatagtgtcactaggagatgtgtgtgattgtctgggtaatatagtgtcactaggagatgtgtgtgattgtctgggtaatatagtgtcactaggggatgtgtgtgattgtctaggtaatatagtgtcactaggagatgtgtgtgattgtctaggtaatatagtgtcactaggagatgtgtgtgattgtctgggtaatatagtgtcactaggagatgtgtgtgattgtctgggtaatatagtgtcactaggagatgtgtgtgattgtctgggtaatatagtgtcactaggagatgtgtgtgattgtctgggtaatatagtgtcactaggagatgtgtgtgattgtctaggtaatatagtgtcactaggagatgtgtgtgattgtctgggtaatatagtgtcactaggagatgtgtgtgattgtctgggtaatatagtgtcactaggagatgtgtgtgattgtctaggtaatatagtgTCACTAGGAGATTTGTGtgattgtctaggtaatatagtgtcactaggagatgtgtgtgattgtctaggtaatatagtgtcactaggagatgtgtgtgattgtctgggtaatatagtgtcactaggagatgtgtgtgattgtctaggtaatatagtgtcactaggagatgtgtgtgattgtctgggtaatatagtgtcactaggagatgtgtgtgattgtctgggtaatatagtgtcactaggggatgtgtgtgattgtctaggtaatatagtgtcactaggagatgtgtgtgattgtctaggtaatatagtgtcactaggagatgtgtgtgattgtctgggtaatatagtgtcactaggagatgtgtgtgattgtctgggtaatatagtgtcactaggagatgtgtgtgattgtctgggtaatatagtgtcactagtagatgtgtgtgattgtctgggtaatatagtgtcactaggagatgtgtgtgattgtctaggtaatatagtgTCACTAGGAGATTTGTGTGATTGTCTAGATAATATAGTGTCACtaggagatgtgtgtgattgtctaggtaatatagtgtcactaggagatgtgtgtgattgtctaggtaatatagtgtcactaggagatgtgtgtgattgtctaggtaatatagtgtcactaggagatgtgtgtgattgtctag gtaatatagtgtcactaggagatgtgtgtgattgtctaggtaatatagtgtcactaggagatgtgtgtgattgtctgggtaatatagtgtcactaggagatgtgtgtgattgtctgggtaatatagtgtcactagtagatgtgtgtgattgtctgggtaatatagtgtcactaggagatgtgtgtgattgtctaggtaatatagtgTCACTAGGAGATTTGTGTGATTGTCTAGATAATATAGTGTCACtaggagatgtgtgtgattgtctaggtaatatagtgtcactaggagatgtgtgtgattgtctaggtaatatagtgtcactaggagatgtgtgtgattgtctag gtaatatagtgtcactaggagatgtgtgtgattgtctgggtaatatagtgtcactaggagatgtgtgtgattgtctaggtaatatagtgtcactaggagatgtgtgtgattgtctgggtaatatagtgtcactaggagatgtgtgtgattgtctaggtaatatagtgtcactaggagatgtgtgtgattgtctaggtaatatagtgtcactaggagatgtgtgtgattgtctaggtaatatagtgtcactaggagatgtgtgtgattgtctgggtaatatagtgtcactaggagatgtgtgtgattgtctaggtaatatagtgtcactaggagatgtgtgtgattgtctagataatatagtgtcactaggagatgtgtgtgattgtctagataatatagtgtcactaggagatgtgtgtgattgGTGA